Within the Phaseolus vulgaris cultivar G19833 chromosome 9, P. vulgaris v2.0, whole genome shotgun sequence genome, the region attttgttttgaGCATTTATTTTATACAAGAGCCTATTACAAACAAAGTCATCAAGGAAATAACATAAGAAGTTACGAATGAAGTATAAAGTATACTGGAAAATAAGAGaagatgaatgaagaaaaaacacTAAAATAACAGTGAATAATTAAGTTGAATAACCAAAATAATCATTGTGGCATATAAACAAGAACATCAACTTTAATAATATCCTCGTGCAGGATTAGAATAAAGGaatataaaacttttaaaatatttttaaattttaaaacttttagaaTGTTCCTGTAAGTTACACTTTCGATAACCAAACTAATTATTTAGtcaaatatgtttaaaaatagttaagttTGATTTATACACGAAAGATGGTATCTAGTAATATGCACAAAATGTAGATACTTATGCTCCATTGGGTGAATTTAATAAAAGCAAGATGATACCTTAAACACAACGAAATTCAAAGGTACTGCAATttatagttaattttaatttgataaaattttgATGAAGTTAGAAATTGAATGACTGAATTGGTTTGGTGTGACGTGacgtttttatatttagtgaaatCATGGTTGAAGATGGTAaccaaaatttttgaaaaatgtttGAATTAGAAAGACTCTTTATTAAAAACATTGGTTGAAAAACaatgtaaataatatttatatctttACTGACATGAATTTCATGACCGAATGGTCGGAACATCAActaattcttttaattctaattCAAACACAGttagtaaaaatataattaattaagtcAATTTAGTTGTAAATAATGATTAAGGTATTATTGAATTTTTTCTTGAATTTAACGAACAAACCATAAGAATTGATGTTTAGAGAAGATCCAACattaaagataatttttctATCTCAACCTACCTGTATATTGTACTCAGACTAACTTGATTGTTGAAGTGTCTTTGTAGATTTTTCACTCATCTTAATAAAAAGAAGAACCAATCAGAGATCACCGAATCCGAATCCGAACATAAAATGAGTCATTAAACCAACCTTgtaaaatcaatattaaataaaattgaagagtTAATTTGAGTATGGAAATTGTGAAGTGTTATTATGGAGGAAGAGCAGGAGATAGTGAAATGGTGAATGGACGAAGCAACAAAATGAATGATAAGCCATGAAGGTGATGAACTGTGAAGCTAGTTTGGCCCTAcattactattttatattataacattttatCATGATAAGACACACCCCACCAATAATTCAATttataacattttataataataatatatataaccaATGCTTAATCATATCATTGCGTTACTATATAGGCACCACTTTTATTCTTCTTCTGGGACAATCACATTCATGGCTGCTACCTCTTTTTCTATTTCCTCAATTCAAATCCCTATTTACAAATATGGATCATTTCTCAACAAAAAATTCATCTCCAAATCAACCTATGTCCCACCCAAAAgggcatcatcatcatcatcggTTCTCAGAATCACAGCATCCATGAAGAACAAGGTTTGATgttttcaatgattttttttgttttctctgAGCACTGTGTTAATTAATGTGTATTCTGTTAAACAGGTTTATGAAGATCGTTCTGAGGGCATAGTGTGCTACCAAGATGAGCGAGGAGAAATCATTTGCGAAGGGTATGATGAAGG harbors:
- the LOC137822796 gene encoding uncharacterized protein, coding for MAATSFSISSIQIPIYKYGSFLNKKFISKSTYVPPKRASSSSSVLRITASMKNKVYEDRSEGIVCYQDERGEIICEGYDEGPCFQRNHPREAQITNLLLRQSWLQIVKGDKNSNDAASEEGLLKKDFNCNGFNSLC